One Coccinella septempunctata chromosome 8, icCocSept1.1, whole genome shotgun sequence genomic window carries:
- the LOC123318271 gene encoding uncharacterized protein LOC123318271, translated as MTDISLSSAEQDLLNQGLKCSAPLKPSSVLLDSFTSHIENIFNRCRLENFATITLETTNIIKSFLRHQTTKFGSSSSVIKSLLNKINVKNLLVTKAYKGNCTVIMRMSDYICKTEDFLNSTDFDRTPKDLIPGFLKKVNSTIKQNKDILQLFNFKIDWLISSVPVTPLLYSLPKIHKPGIPVRPIVSFVGTTAHGLSSFLGDVFQRHLDYRSEFSIKNSSELVHQIKDLKFPEGATMVSFDIVNLYPSTPPVEAAELINQLLAFSDLSDDVGSSLSALLKVCLEQNFFKFNNRFYIQKKRPKYGIYPGAIACRVFS; from the coding sequence ATGACCGACATTTCACTATCATCTGCCGAACAAGATCTTCTTAACCAGGGCCTTAAATGTTCTGCACCTCTCAAGCCTTCTTCTGTACTTTTAGACTCGTTCACCTCACatattgaaaacatttttaatcGGTGCAGATTAGAAAATTTTGCCACCATAACATTAGAAACAACTAACATCATCAAATCCTTCTTAAGACATCAAACTACAAAATTTGGGAGTTCTTCCTCTGTCATAAAATCATTGTTGAACAAAATCAACGTAAAAAATCTCTTGGTCACCAAAGCTTACAAGGGCAACTGCACCGTGATCATGAGAATGTCTGATTACATTTGCAAAACTGAAGACTTCCTAAATTCAACAGATTTCGACAGAACCCCCAAAGATCTCATACCTGGTTTTCTTAAGAAGGTAAATTCTACCATCAAacaaaataaagatattttgcagcttttcaattttaaaatagATTGGCTTATCTCGTCTGTACCGGTCACTCCTCTGTTATATAGTTTGCCAAAGATCCACAAACCAGGCATACCCGTTCGCCCAATCGTTTCCTTTGTTGGCACCACTGCCCACGGCTTGTCTTCCTTCCTCGGTGATGTTTTTCAACGCCATTTAGATTACAGATCAGAATTCTCTATCAAAAATTCTTCAGAACTGGTACATCAGATCAAAGACCTCAAATTTCCCGAGGGAGCAACCATGGTCTCCTTCGATATAGTCAACTTATACCCATCTACTCCACCGGTTGAAGCCGCTGAATTAATCAACCAACTTTTGGCCTTTTCCGATCTTAGCGACGATGTTGGGTCTTCTCTCTCAGCTTTACTAAAAGTTTGCCTGGAGCAgaactttttcaaattcaacaacCGATTTTACATCCAAAAAAAACGGCCTAAGTATGGGATCTACCCTGGCGCCATTGCTTGCAGAGTGTTTTcttaa